The following are from one region of the Tenacibaculum dicentrarchi genome:
- a CDS encoding cold-shock protein → MNRGTVKFFNESKGFGFITEEGTNKEHFVHVSGLIDEIRENDEVEFELQEGRKGLNAVDVRVL, encoded by the coding sequence ATGAATAGAGGTACAGTAAAATTCTTTAACGAGTCAAAAGGATTTGGATTTATTACAGAAGAAGGAACAAACAAAGAACATTTTGTACATGTTTCAGGATTAATCGATGAAATTCGTGAGAATGACGAAGTTGAATTCGAATTACAAGAAGGAAGAAAAGGATTAAATGCTGTTGACGTAAGAGTATTATAA
- a CDS encoding cold-shock protein → MNRGTVKFFNESKGFGFITEEGTNKEHFVHVSGLIDEIRENDEVEFELQEGRKGLNAVDVRVL, encoded by the coding sequence ATGAATAGAGGTACCGTAAAATTCTTCAATGAGTCAAAAGGATTTGGATTTATTACAGAAGAAGGAACAAACAAAGAACATTTCGTACATGTATCAGGATTAATCGATGAAATTCGTGAGAATGACGAAGTTGAATTTGAATTACAAGAAGGAAGAAAAGGATTAAACGCTGTAGACGTAAGAGTATTATAA
- a CDS encoding cold-shock protein → MNRGTVKFFNESKGFGFITEEGTNKEHFVHVSGLIDEIRENDEVEFELQEGRKGLNAVDVRVL, encoded by the coding sequence ATGAATAGAGGTACCGTAAAATTCTTCAATGAGTCAAAAGGATTTGGATTTATTACAGAAGAAGGAACAAACAAAGAACATTTTGTACATGTATCAGGATTAATCGATGAAATTCGTGAGAATGACGAAGTTGAATTCGAATTACAAGAAGGAAGAAAAGGATTAAACGCTGTAGACGTAAGAGTATTATAA
- a CDS encoding DUF2196 domain-containing protein: MLTSSVNYPHGIKVELVPVIVGRVQKITAN; the protein is encoded by the coding sequence ATATTAACAAGTTCAGTAAATTATCCTCATGGAATAAAAGTAGAATTAGTACCTGTAATTGTAGGAAGAGTACAAAAAATAACAGCAAACTAG
- a CDS encoding lytic transglycosylase domain-containing protein, with the protein MNKSIRFLSLITISFVAVLFTNTISQKKEPKIKNVAESYEIRAVKAPSYMELAGERVPLEKADVKEHMDRELLVNTYWQSNGLLLIKRANKFFPIIEPLLEKYGVPDDFKYLCVAESALINIPSSKGAAGYWHFMPATGREYGLEVNRNVDERYNLEKSTRVAAEYLKKAKKKLGSWTLAAAAYNAGNGRISQRLKQQQVDNYYDLLLNSETSRYIFRILALKEVLSNPHKYGFMYDQEDLYTFPVTYNVKVNTSITNITNFAKKYEVTYKELKLVNPWLRESKLNNKSKKTYTIKIPVN; encoded by the coding sequence ATGAATAAATCCATCCGTTTTTTATCACTTATAACTATTAGTTTTGTAGCCGTATTATTTACAAACACTATCAGTCAAAAAAAAGAACCCAAAATAAAAAATGTAGCTGAAAGCTATGAAATTAGAGCTGTAAAAGCGCCAAGTTATATGGAATTAGCTGGTGAGCGTGTTCCCTTAGAAAAAGCAGATGTTAAAGAACATATGGACCGTGAATTATTGGTAAATACCTATTGGCAATCTAACGGATTATTATTAATAAAACGTGCCAATAAATTTTTTCCAATTATAGAACCTTTATTAGAAAAATATGGAGTGCCTGATGATTTTAAATATTTATGCGTTGCCGAAAGTGCTTTAATTAATATTCCATCATCAAAAGGTGCCGCTGGATACTGGCATTTTATGCCTGCCACTGGACGTGAATATGGACTAGAAGTAAATAGAAATGTAGATGAGCGTTATAATTTAGAGAAATCGACAAGAGTTGCTGCCGAATATTTAAAAAAAGCTAAGAAAAAACTAGGTTCTTGGACACTTGCAGCAGCTGCTTATAATGCTGGAAATGGTCGAATTTCACAACGTTTAAAGCAACAACAAGTTGATAATTACTATGATTTACTTTTAAATAGTGAAACTAGCAGATATATTTTTAGAATTTTAGCTTTAAAAGAAGTTTTATCAAACCCACATAAATATGGTTTTATGTATGATCAGGAAGACCTATACACCTTTCCTGTAACCTATAATGTTAAAGTAAATACGTCAATCACAAACATTACCAACTTTGCAAAAAAATATGAGGTTACTTATAAAGAGTTAAAATTAGTAAACCCTTGGTTGCGAGAATCAAAGTTAAATAATAAAAGTAAAAAAACATATACTATTAAAATACCTGTTAATTAA
- a CDS encoding alpha/beta hydrolase — protein MEKKHLYFVPGLGANTKIFEYLNLSKEKFELHFLEWLLPISIDESIEAYARRMCENIHHENPILIGVSFGGIMVQEMSKIISCEKVILISSIKNNKELPKRLKLAYITGIYKLFPSKIIANIEHYERYFFNDYLKKRAELYKIYLSKRDENYLQWSVYNVLHWQQSETLSNITHIHGTDDEVFPAKNLQNYIKIEKGTHIMILNKAKTISEILEKECFK, from the coding sequence ATGGAAAAAAAACACCTCTATTTTGTACCTGGTTTAGGAGCAAATACCAAAATATTTGAATACTTAAATTTATCAAAAGAAAAATTTGAACTTCATTTTCTAGAATGGTTATTGCCTATTTCTATTGATGAAAGCATCGAAGCATATGCTCGAAGAATGTGCGAAAATATTCATCATGAAAATCCTATTTTAATTGGGGTTTCTTTTGGAGGAATTATGGTGCAGGAAATGAGCAAAATTATTAGTTGTGAAAAAGTAATTTTAATCTCAAGCATTAAAAATAATAAAGAATTGCCAAAACGCTTAAAATTAGCTTATATAACAGGCATTTACAAACTTTTTCCATCAAAAATAATTGCAAATATAGAACACTATGAACGTTACTTTTTTAATGATTATCTAAAAAAACGAGCCGAATTATATAAAATATATTTATCAAAAAGAGATGAAAATTATTTACAATGGTCGGTTTATAACGTATTGCATTGGCAACAAAGTGAAACTTTATCAAACATAACCCATATACACGGAACTGATGATGAAGTTTTTCCTGCAAAAAATCTTCAAAATTATATTAAAATTGAAAAAGGAACACATATTATGATTTTAAATAAAGCAAAAACTATTTCTGAAATTTTAGAAAAAGAATGTTTTAAATAG
- the mtaB gene encoding tRNA (N(6)-L-threonylcarbamoyladenosine(37)-C(2))-methylthiotransferase MtaB, translated as MNADKKVAFYTLGCKLNFSETSTIARNFVNEGFERVGFDEKAQIYVINTCSVTDNADKRFKSIVKNALKQNEDAFIIGVGCYAQLKPEELANVNGVDLVLGATEKFNVTSYINDLTKNDIGEVHSCEIEEADSYIGAYSIGDRTRAFLKVQDGCDYKCTYCTIPLARGISRSDTLDNVLKNAKEISEKGIKEIVLTGVNIGDYGKGEFGNKKHEHTFLELVKELDDVEGIERLRISSIEPNLLKDETIDFVSKSKTFVPHFHIPLQSGNDELLKKMKRRYLTKTYTNRTQKIKKVMPNACIGVDVIVGFPGETDELFLETYNYLNEMDISYLHVFTYSERPNTEAVGMDGIVPKNVRAKRSKMLRGLSVKKRRAFYETQIGNTLTALFESENKEGYIHGFTQNYVKVKTPWNPELVNTLHSVTLTKIDEDGLVRFNFDD; from the coding sequence ATGAACGCAGATAAAAAAGTAGCTTTTTATACTTTAGGATGTAAATTAAATTTTTCTGAAACCTCAACAATTGCTAGAAACTTTGTAAATGAAGGTTTTGAACGTGTCGGTTTTGATGAAAAAGCCCAAATATATGTAATAAATACCTGCTCGGTAACTGATAATGCCGACAAACGTTTTAAATCGATTGTAAAAAATGCTTTAAAACAAAATGAAGACGCTTTTATAATTGGCGTTGGTTGTTATGCCCAATTAAAACCCGAAGAATTAGCCAATGTAAATGGCGTTGATTTGGTATTAGGAGCAACTGAAAAATTTAACGTTACCAGTTATATCAACGATTTAACTAAAAATGATATTGGCGAGGTTCATTCTTGCGAAATTGAAGAAGCCGATTCGTATATTGGTGCATATTCCATTGGCGACCGAACTCGTGCATTTTTAAAAGTACAAGATGGTTGCGATTATAAATGTACTTATTGTACAATTCCGTTAGCTCGTGGTATTTCTAGATCAGATACTTTAGATAATGTTTTAAAAAATGCCAAAGAAATTTCTGAAAAAGGAATTAAAGAAATCGTGTTAACTGGTGTTAATATTGGCGATTACGGAAAAGGTGAATTCGGAAACAAAAAACACGAACACACTTTTTTAGAATTAGTTAAAGAATTAGATGATGTTGAAGGAATTGAACGCTTGCGTATTTCTTCTATTGAGCCTAATTTATTAAAAGATGAAACTATCGATTTTGTATCGAAATCGAAAACTTTTGTGCCTCATTTTCACATTCCTCTGCAATCTGGTAATGATGAATTATTGAAAAAAATGAAACGTCGTTATTTAACAAAAACCTATACTAACAGAACGCAAAAAATTAAAAAAGTAATGCCAAATGCCTGTATTGGCGTTGATGTTATTGTAGGTTTCCCTGGTGAAACAGATGAATTATTTTTAGAAACATACAATTACTTGAACGAAATGGATATTTCATATTTACATGTATTTACTTATTCTGAAAGACCAAACACAGAAGCTGTTGGTATGGACGGAATAGTTCCCAAAAACGTACGTGCAAAGCGAAGTAAAATGTTACGTGGTTTATCTGTTAAAAAACGTAGAGCATTTTATGAAACTCAAATAGGAAACACCTTAACAGCTTTATTTGAAAGTGAAAATAAAGAAGGATATATTCATGGTTTTACACAAAATTATGTAAAAGTTAAAACTCCTTGGAACCCTGAATTAGTAAATACTTTACACAGTGTTACCTTAACTAAAATTGATGAAGATGGTTTAGTTCGTTTTAATTTTGATGACTAA
- a CDS encoding GNAT family N-acetyltransferase, translating into MIFETERLLIRKLIFTDLKPFHCLESNPLVLLYATGEVKTILECEKELKTLIKKYEKPSNDFFIYAIERKSDSRFIGTLGLIKDVENKEDDEIGYRFIQEYWGKGYATELCEGLIVYCKRVGMKKIIAYVIDRNIASSKILKRFNFKVVKNLISDDIGLPETKYELIL; encoded by the coding sequence ATGATTTTTGAAACGGAAAGATTACTCATTAGAAAACTTATTTTTACTGATTTAAAACCTTTTCATTGCCTAGAAAGTAACCCGTTGGTTTTGCTATATGCAACAGGTGAGGTTAAAACAATTTTAGAGTGTGAAAAGGAATTAAAAACGTTGATAAAAAAATATGAAAAACCAAGTAATGATTTTTTTATTTATGCAATAGAACGAAAATCAGATAGTCGTTTTATAGGTACTTTAGGTTTAATTAAAGATGTTGAGAATAAAGAAGATGATGAAATTGGTTATCGATTTATTCAGGAGTATTGGGGGAAAGGTTATGCGACTGAGTTATGTGAAGGATTGATTGTTTATTGTAAAAGGGTAGGAATGAAAAAAATTATAGCCTATGTTATTGATAGAAATATTGCTTCTAGTAAAATTTTAAAACGTTTTAATTTTAAAGTAGTTAAAAATTTAATAAGCGATGATATTGGCTTACCTGAAACAAAATATGAGTTAATTTTATGA
- a CDS encoding antibiotic biosynthesis monooxygenase family protein: MIEDSLKTPYYAVIFTTILSDNLNGYDAMATKMEVLAKQQKGYLGIEFARSKVGITVSYWQDLDAIVQWKNNIEHLEAREMGRAQWYKKYQLRICKVEREYGFNK, encoded by the coding sequence ATGATAGAAGATTCTTTAAAAACGCCATATTATGCGGTTATTTTTACAACGATATTATCGGATAATTTGAATGGATATGATGCTATGGCAACTAAAATGGAAGTATTAGCAAAGCAACAAAAAGGGTATTTAGGTATCGAATTTGCTCGTTCAAAAGTCGGAATTACCGTTTCATATTGGCAAGATTTAGATGCAATTGTTCAGTGGAAAAATAATATTGAACATCTAGAAGCTAGAGAAATGGGCAGAGCGCAATGGTATAAAAAATATCAATTGCGAATTTGTAAAGTGGAACGTGAATATGGATTTAATAAGTAA
- a CDS encoding ABC transporter substrate-binding protein, with product MYETISKILSSFLKESKSNYFILFILFIGLYSCTKQSSKFTDSQVFRYNEHSNITSLDPAFAKDQRNIWVVNQLFNGLVQLDDSLHIQPDIAEKWSISEDGKTYRFTLRNDVKFHKHHLFGKDSTRNVIATDFKYSLDRLVSKKIASPGGWVLQNVKNFKAENDSIFTINLKQAFPPFLGLLAMKYCSVVPKEAVDYFGNSFRANPIGTGAFQFKIWEENTKLVLRKNPLYFEKDTNGDKLPYLEAVAITFLPDKQSEYLQFIQGNLDFMKSLDASYKDDILNTDGTLKDKYTDKIIMQTGAYLNTEYLGIYSENTENYPTKSKLIRQAINQGFDREKMIKFLRNGIGTPAENGFIPKGLPSFNNQKGYSYQPEKASELVKKYMQETGDKNPKITITTNGNYLDLCEFIQRELQNIGLQVAVSVIPPSTLRQAKSSGKLPIFRASWIADYPDAENYLSLFYSKNFTPNGPNYTHFKNDKFDVLYEKSIQEIDIKKRYQLYQKMDSIIIEQAPIVPLYYDEVIRFSQKNIYNLGINPIDLLNLKRVKKTTNANGS from the coding sequence ATGTACGAAACAATTTCAAAAATTTTAAGTAGCTTTTTAAAAGAAAGTAAGAGTAATTATTTCATTTTATTCATTCTTTTTATAGGATTGTATTCCTGTACCAAACAAAGTAGTAAATTTACAGATTCACAAGTTTTTAGATATAATGAACATTCAAATATTACTTCGTTAGACCCTGCTTTTGCCAAAGATCAGCGGAATATTTGGGTGGTAAATCAATTATTTAATGGCTTGGTTCAGTTGGATGATAGTTTACATATTCAGCCAGATATTGCTGAAAAATGGTCGATTTCTGAAGATGGAAAAACGTATCGTTTTACTTTAAGAAACGATGTGAAGTTTCATAAGCATCATTTATTTGGTAAAGATTCTACAAGAAATGTTATTGCTACAGATTTTAAATATTCATTAGATCGATTAGTATCAAAAAAAATAGCATCTCCAGGTGGCTGGGTTCTTCAAAATGTAAAAAATTTTAAAGCCGAAAATGATTCTATTTTCACTATCAATTTAAAACAAGCTTTTCCGCCTTTTCTAGGATTGTTGGCAATGAAATATTGTTCGGTAGTTCCTAAAGAAGCTGTGGATTATTTTGGAAATTCTTTTCGAGCAAATCCGATAGGAACAGGGGCTTTTCAATTTAAAATATGGGAAGAAAATACCAAATTAGTTTTGCGTAAAAATCCGTTGTATTTTGAAAAAGATACAAATGGGGATAAATTACCTTATTTAGAAGCCGTGGCAATTACTTTTTTGCCTGATAAACAAAGTGAATATCTGCAATTTATCCAAGGAAATCTTGATTTTATGAAAAGTTTAGATGCCTCTTATAAAGACGATATTTTAAATACCGATGGAACTTTAAAAGATAAATATACTGATAAAATAATCATGCAAACTGGGGCATATTTAAACACGGAATATTTGGGAATTTATTCAGAAAATACTGAGAATTATCCAACAAAGTCAAAATTAATACGACAGGCAATTAATCAAGGATTTGATCGTGAAAAAATGATTAAATTTTTACGAAATGGCATCGGAACTCCAGCCGAAAATGGATTTATTCCCAAAGGTTTGCCGTCATTCAATAATCAAAAAGGATATTCGTATCAACCTGAAAAAGCATCAGAATTAGTGAAAAAATATATGCAAGAAACAGGCGATAAAAACCCTAAAATTACCATTACAACCAACGGAAATTATTTAGATTTATGTGAATTTATCCAACGAGAATTACAAAATATAGGATTGCAAGTAGCCGTATCGGTGATTCCTCCATCGACTTTACGACAAGCAAAATCAAGTGGTAAATTGCCGATTTTTAGAGCTAGTTGGATTGCCGATTATCCTGATGCAGAAAATTATTTGTCGTTATTTTATAGCAAAAATTTCACACCTAATGGTCCTAATTATACACATTTTAAAAATGATAAGTTTGATGTTTTATATGAAAAATCAATACAAGAAATTGACATAAAAAAACGCTATCAATTATACCAAAAAATGGATAGTATTATTATTGAACAAGCACCAATCGTTCCTCTTTATTATGATGAAGTTATTCGTTTTAGTCAAAAAAACATATATAATTTAGGTATTAACCCAATTGATTTATTGAATTTAAAAAGGGTTAAAAAAACTACCAATGCAAACGGGTCATAA
- a CDS encoding endonuclease/exonuclease/phosphatase family protein yields MKKSPIIQKFFFLINSILATLLLLCYVLPYVSPQVIPALAVLSLFVPLLIVLNCFFFVYWLLKINKKALLSLLILSIGWVSSTPLIKLSNKETVLNDDLKVMSYNVHLFNYYKHINDITTEQKIYEFINNQNPDIVAMQEFYRSELLDIKLPYKYIKTKSKSRKFGLAIYSKYPIVNSGSLNFKNSANNTIFADIVKNKDTIRIYNVHLESLKINPNKDYFGEKDSGHLFKRLANGFKKQVSQTELILQHEYSWKKKKIICGDFNNTAYSWVYQKLSEDKKDAFLTAGIGLGKSFRYMYPMRIDFMLTDNTATINQYKTFSDIKFSDHYPIMTRLHW; encoded by the coding sequence ATGAAAAAATCCCCTATCATACAGAAGTTCTTCTTCTTGATAAATTCAATTTTAGCTACACTATTATTGCTTTGTTATGTTTTACCCTATGTGTCGCCACAGGTAATTCCTGCCCTAGCAGTTTTGAGTTTATTTGTGCCATTATTAATTGTTTTGAATTGCTTTTTTTTCGTTTATTGGTTGCTTAAAATTAATAAAAAAGCGTTACTATCACTACTTATTTTAAGTATCGGATGGGTAAGCTCTACACCACTTATAAAATTATCAAATAAAGAAACAGTTTTAAATGATGACTTAAAAGTAATGAGCTACAATGTGCATCTATTTAATTATTACAAACATATAAATGACATTACCACCGAACAAAAAATATACGAGTTCATCAACAATCAAAACCCCGATATTGTGGCTATGCAAGAGTTTTATCGATCTGAATTATTAGACATAAAACTGCCTTATAAATATATTAAAACCAAGTCAAAATCTAGAAAATTTGGACTTGCTATTTACAGTAAATACCCCATTGTAAACTCTGGTTCTTTAAACTTTAAAAATAGCGCAAACAATACTATTTTTGCCGATATTGTTAAAAATAAAGACACCATTCGTATTTATAACGTGCATTTAGAGTCGTTAAAAATAAATCCGAATAAAGACTATTTTGGCGAAAAAGATTCAGGGCATTTATTTAAGCGTTTGGCAAATGGATTTAAAAAACAAGTATCGCAAACCGAGCTAATTTTACAGCATGAATATTCTTGGAAGAAGAAAAAAATTATATGTGGCGATTTTAATAATACCGCATATTCTTGGGTGTATCAAAAGTTATCTGAAGATAAAAAAGATGCCTTTTTAACCGCTGGAATTGGCTTAGGTAAATCATTCCGATACATGTATCCGATGCGTATTGATTTTATGCTAACCGATAATACCGCCACTATAAATCAATATAAAACATTTAGCGATATTAAATTTTCGGACCACTACCCTATTATGACCCGTTTGCATTGGTAG
- a CDS encoding rhomboid family intramembrane serine protease, translated as METLNTLKYRFKNAGIVEQLIYVNLAIYILVFITNIFQPNNNFIIEWFSLPANFDEFLSKPWTIITYGFLHAGFIHILSNLFALFYIGHFFKQYFTSKQLLNFYLLGTLFGGIIFVTSYSFFPFLQQVTDNDVLLGASAGISAIFIGSATYMPNYELKIPLIGFVKLWKLAGIWVALDVLQIPAGNLGGHLAHIGGALFGFLYVLKASNKEIIVFNTLRKTVSKYFEKKEKPLKTVYKSGKKPTKTTFKKTQKSKNQQKIDTILDKISTSGYDTLTQTEKDFLFKQGK; from the coding sequence ATGGAAACTTTAAATACGTTAAAATATCGATTTAAAAATGCGGGCATTGTAGAACAATTAATCTATGTAAACCTTGCAATATATATATTGGTTTTTATCACCAATATATTTCAACCGAATAATAATTTTATTATTGAATGGTTTTCTTTACCTGCAAATTTTGATGAATTTTTATCAAAACCATGGACAATTATTACTTATGGTTTTTTACATGCTGGCTTTATTCATATACTATCAAACTTATTTGCGCTGTTTTATATAGGTCATTTTTTCAAACAATATTTTACATCAAAACAACTCCTTAATTTCTATCTTTTAGGGACGTTATTTGGAGGTATTATTTTTGTTACTAGTTATAGTTTTTTCCCATTTTTACAACAAGTTACCGATAATGATGTTTTATTAGGTGCATCCGCAGGTATTTCTGCTATTTTTATAGGAAGTGCTACTTATATGCCTAATTATGAATTAAAAATACCTTTAATTGGTTTTGTGAAATTATGGAAATTAGCGGGTATTTGGGTAGCTCTCGATGTACTTCAAATACCTGCTGGAAATCTTGGAGGACATTTAGCACATATCGGTGGGGCGTTATTTGGTTTTTTATATGTTTTAAAAGCAAGTAACAAAGAAATAATAGTTTTTAACACGCTACGAAAAACTGTCAGTAAGTATTTTGAAAAAAAAGAGAAACCATTAAAAACAGTTTATAAATCAGGGAAAAAACCAACCAAAACGACTTTTAAAAAGACTCAAAAATCTAAAAACCAACAAAAAATTGATACTATTTTAGATAAAATAAGTACATCTGGCTATGATACTTTAACCCAAACCGAAAAAGATTTTTTATTTAAACAAGGTAAATAA
- a CDS encoding rhomboid family intramembrane serine protease, translated as MAKITDAIKHLIIINVIMYFAPQLLNLDLTNIFALHYPENEHFGFWQYITHIFMHGSPMHLLFNMYALWAFGTPLEQMWGKNKFIFFYFSAGIGAGLIYTLADYYQFSGIYNQLINLGVSGTEIKNLLNTGQYNDTLITLSNEKMSEFYSLYHTPAVGASGAVYGILVAFGLMFPNSKLALIFFPVPIAAKYFIPLMIAGDLFFGVTKYSIGNIAHFAHVGGAIIGFIIAWYWKKNQFKNH; from the coding sequence ATGGCAAAAATAACCGACGCTATAAAGCATTTAATAATCATTAACGTGATTATGTATTTTGCGCCACAACTTTTAAATTTAGATTTAACAAATATTTTTGCATTACATTATCCAGAAAATGAACACTTTGGGTTTTGGCAATATATTACTCATATTTTTATGCATGGAAGCCCTATGCATTTACTTTTTAACATGTATGCTTTATGGGCTTTTGGTACTCCTTTAGAACAAATGTGGGGTAAAAATAAATTTATTTTCTTTTATTTTTCAGCGGGTATAGGTGCAGGTTTAATATATACGCTTGCTGATTATTACCAATTTAGTGGAATTTATAATCAATTGATTAATTTAGGAGTATCAGGTACTGAGATAAAAAATCTTTTAAATACAGGGCAATATAATGATACCTTAATTACGCTTTCTAATGAAAAAATGAGCGAATTTTATAGCCTTTATCATACTCCTGCTGTTGGTGCATCAGGAGCTGTTTATGGTATTTTAGTTGCCTTCGGATTAATGTTTCCTAATTCAAAATTAGCTTTAATATTTTTTCCAGTACCAATTGCAGCAAAATACTTTATTCCTTTAATGATTGCTGGTGATTTATTTTTTGGAGTAACAAAATATTCTATTGGTAACATTGCTCATTTTGCACATGTTGGAGGAGCTATTATTGGTTTTATTATTGCTTGGTATTGGAAAAAAAATCAATTTAAAAATCATTAA